In Spiroplasma litorale, a single genomic region encodes these proteins:
- a CDS encoding aldose epimerase family protein, with amino-acid sequence MKTLKSKNIKLSYSINPFEIQSIIYEGNEILYKKDGDWKKTWPIMFPVCGNLKANVTHLGKELDIKRHGFFHEILNWNVVEEKENSVFLESINTNKDNNLYPFKYKIQIKIFVKNKKINAKIKVINMDDEVIYYSFGHHPAFQFKKGDKLTLNKEDSFIGEFPNGLMPENYKPLKIKSFNYGEIDFSNSKSYLSFCNSKSLIIENKNVKYKIIYPNYSAFLLWAINEKAEYVCVEPWCGTPDYNGQQTTEIKDKKFILSLNKNKSKTHDFKINFIK; translated from the coding sequence GTGAAAACATTGAAAAGTAAAAACATTAAATTAAGTTATAGTATAAATCCATTTGAAATCCAAAGTATTATTTATGAAGGAAATGAAATATTATATAAAAAAGATGGTGATTGAAAAAAAACATGACCAATTATGTTCCCGGTTTGCGGTAATTTAAAAGCTAATGTAACACACTTAGGTAAGGAACTAGATATTAAGAGACATGGATTCTTTCACGAAATATTAAATTGAAATGTTGTTGAAGAAAAAGAAAATTCAGTTTTTTTAGAATCAATAAATACCAATAAGGATAATAATCTATATCCATTTAAATATAAAATACAAATAAAAATATTTGTAAAAAATAAAAAAATTAATGCAAAAATAAAAGTTATTAATATGGATGATGAAGTTATTTATTATTCATTCGGACATCACCCTGCATTTCAGTTTAAAAAAGGTGATAAACTTACTTTAAATAAAGAAGACTCATTTATTGGAGAATTTCCAAATGGGTTAATGCCAGAAAACTATAAACCACTAAAAATCAAATCATTTAATTATGGAGAGATAGATTTTAGTAATTCAAAATCTTATTTATCATTTTGTAATTCAAAGAGTTTAATAATTGAAAATAAAAATGTTAAGTATAAAATAATTTATCCAAATTACAGTGCATTTTTATTATGAGCAATTAATGAAAAAGCCGAATATGTTTGTGTTGAACCATGATGTGGGACACCTGATTATAATGGTCAACAAACTACAGAAATAAAAGATAAAAAATTCATTCTGAGCTTAAATAAAAATAAATCAAAAACACATGATTTCAAAATAAATTTTATTAAATAA
- a CDS encoding MFS cation transporter: MMNNWDLLIMLPILFAMCFFTLLFIVFKEKVKKNQIIFLVNTALLWVILGYLSNQNSNNIPSTLLIDKAEYFSIVILGTSLFLVFLKPLATFITGIIRNRFIWIKITYVLVFILLVIDFFTKNYINSYLFVFTTLLLSICLASSTIFFLYCNEQYYYRIYVLPVVWIIFSFIGFGTAFGTYLNELKVLFTNYYYQNTIIVLCIILIIYLFSYSFFIQENKNLAGVFDKEIIDSIPKKNNFNFFLIYLIVFLVSITSSLNNSLIVKMFIGLNLRDYGIDYNNVISLLRTFNFLYTIPSILISYFIYKFALKYFGQKYLIFACLFLIFGAYTILAFTTNPFIYISVNVFTGILFNQIVFSLFSLCIMWNYRSPKNPVTGFFGSAMFGAKFIVSSIEKIIANLKKGVFHNVGLLSDLENIKNVNSDSLKEFDIATTLMMSFSCMIILICILVFYFKNNSFFADYINYNNATRNIKNLLKKRIMEKAKTKIDFSGKEKEVKSSENIEK, encoded by the coding sequence ATGATGAATAATTGAGATTTATTAATTATGTTACCTATACTTTTTGCAATGTGTTTCTTCACTTTGCTTTTTATTGTTTTTAAAGAAAAAGTTAAAAAAAACCAGATTATTTTTTTGGTTAATACAGCTTTATTGTGGGTTATATTAGGTTATTTATCAAATCAAAACTCTAATAATATTCCTTCAACATTATTAATTGATAAAGCAGAATATTTTAGTATTGTTATTTTAGGAACTTCATTATTTTTAGTTTTCTTAAAACCATTAGCAACTTTTATTACTGGAATAATAAGGAATAGATTTATATGAATTAAAATAACATATGTACTAGTTTTTATATTGTTAGTGATTGATTTTTTTACAAAAAACTATATAAATTCATATTTGTTTGTATTTACAACATTATTATTATCAATATGTTTGGCTTCTTCAACAATTTTCTTTTTATATTGTAATGAGCAATATTATTATAGAATATATGTTTTGCCTGTAGTTTGAATTATTTTTAGTTTTATTGGTTTTGGTACTGCTTTTGGAACATATTTAAATGAGTTGAAAGTATTATTTACTAATTATTATTATCAAAATACAATAATTGTTTTATGTATAATACTCATAATATATTTATTCTCATACTCATTTTTTATACAAGAAAACAAAAATTTAGCCGGAGTTTTTGACAAAGAGATAATTGATAGCATTCCTAAAAAAAATAACTTTAACTTCTTTTTAATTTATTTAATAGTTTTTTTAGTTTCGATAACTAGTTCTCTTAACAACTCATTAATTGTTAAAATGTTTATTGGACTTAATTTAAGAGATTATGGTATTGATTATAATAATGTAATAAGTTTATTGAGGACATTTAACTTTTTATATACAATACCATCAATATTAATATCGTATTTTATTTATAAATTTGCATTAAAATATTTTGGTCAAAAATATTTAATTTTTGCTTGCTTATTTTTAATATTTGGAGCATACACAATACTTGCATTTACAACAAATCCATTTATCTATATATCAGTAAATGTATTTACAGGTATTTTATTTAACCAAATAGTTTTTTCTTTATTTTCTTTATGTATAATGTGAAACTACAGATCTCCAAAAAACCCAGTTACAGGTTTTTTTGGTAGTGCAATGTTTGGTGCAAAATTTATTGTTAGTTCAATAGAAAAAATTATAGCCAATCTTAAAAAAGGTGTTTTTCATAATGTTGGTTTATTGAGTGATTTAGAAAATATAAAAAATGTAAATTCAGATTCTTTAAAGGAGTTTGATATCGCAACAACTTTAATGATGTCTTTTTCATGTATGATAATATTAATATGCATACTTGTCTTTTATTTTAAAAATAACTCTTTCTTTGCAGATTATATTAATTATAATAATGCAACAAGAAATATTAAAAACCTATTAAAAAAACGTATTATGGAAAAAGCAAAAACAAAAATTGATTTCTCAGGTAAAGAAAAAGAGGTAAAAAGTAGTGAAAACATTGAAAAGTAA